A single region of the Triticum dicoccoides isolate Atlit2015 ecotype Zavitan chromosome 2B, WEW_v2.0, whole genome shotgun sequence genome encodes:
- the LOC119366653 gene encoding putative disease resistance protein RGA1 — MSLSAIGIVGAINECVTLFQWAKSAITSLHSRWSGSQKQRLHDHVLQLESGLQQIRDTLPAMYDLINKAEWRSHEHCVAKLLPSLKGAVYEAEDLLDEFTWYEKKVQVEGNASQSPFIDFFHTVIKGSFDKVNDVQSRLDHHSSMLDNLGLHGIAQRFDKLVRPETTSLPNETKIFGRAKELKQVLGLLGVPTGPKRKRATSSIDASTRTSTKSKISSLPVLVIAGIGGVGKTTLAQHVCSHPRVRSHFDLIIWICVSDDFDVKRLTKEVIQSCTKKEGANDNLDSLQHALSNHVNNKRLLIVLDDMWDDSLKENGQCWKRFCAPFRTVLEGSMMLVTTRCPNVTEGVRTMEHVIVEGLKDDLFWNFFKLCAFGSESSDNDPELERIGQRILPKLKGSPLAAKTLGRMLRMDLQASHWNSIVESELWELKQKETDILPALRLSYMYLPFYLKQCFAFCAVYPKDYKFEKACLAEIWVAEGFVEPQAGVPIQDICCQYFEDLVARSFFQKVNGWYVIHDLLHDMAQKVSEHDCFILRNKSDFDKVPENVRHLYILPCSEFDDSNLLRLCKYTKLRTLICKINLGKRTCFVMDHWCTKLTRMRVMSCAFTNELPESIGNWKHLRYIEISGTCTLKRIPSTFCWLYNMQILYAKKCKLQSVHTGFDKLTSLQKFELNGLTIDSANNDIEVLEGLQPPTSLKRLYVRKYGGVSLPSWFQPQNLPSLQSLDFKGCVGLKSINLKEIGTFLSLTTISIDNCENLSSLEDFLQPSYVPGIKKIEIEDCKMLASVPTEIFGGFHFLEELWISDCPNMRLRRLVSPSLKKLFLCRSSIFCNIDCCSLTSFRCQCEFATSIQLQTWSLPALKTLQIWCKSLTSIGGSPSLSISGNIRALSSLTVLGVTWCEKLSTLDGILTQEYLPAIERINVGYCNELLSLPVERFVSFPYLKHLDITDCPSLNWQRGLVLPSYLKVQISQCPKLEEVDEINGRTA; from the coding sequence ATGAGCCTATCTGCCATTGGGATCGTTGGTGCCATCAATGAATGTGTCACTTTGTTTCAGTGGGCCAAATCTGCCATCACATCTCTGCACTCCCGATGGAGTGGCTCACAAAAACAACGTCTTCATGATCATGTCTTGCAACTAGAGAGTGGCCTACAGCAAATAAGGGATACTCTTCCTGCAATGTACGACCTCATTAACAAAGCAGAGTGGAGAAGCCATGAACACTGTGTGGCCAAGCTCCTTCCAAGTCTTAAGGGTGCTGTGTATGAGGCCGAAGACCTTCTTGATGAGTTCACATGGTACGAGAAGAAGGTGCAAGTGGAGGGCAATGCAAGCCAATCTCCCTTCATTGACTTCTTTCATACCGTCATCAAAGGCAGCTTCGACAAAGTTAATGATGTCCAATCGAGGTTGGACCATCATTCAAGTATGCTGGATAATTTGGGGCTTCATGGAATTGCACAACGCTTTGACAAATTAGTCAGGCCAGAGACCACATCTTTACCAAATGAAACAAAAATATTTGGTCGTGCCAAGGAGCTGAAGCAGGTATTGGGATTACTCGGTGTACCTACAGGCCCAAAACGTAAGAGAGCAACTAGTTCAATTGATGCATCAACACGCACATCAACAAAATCAAAAATATCGAGTCTTCCTGTTTTGGTGATAGCTGGAATTGGTGGTGTTGGAAAGACCACTTTGGCACAACATGTCTGCAGCCATCCACGAGTGAGGTCCCACTTTGATCTGATAATTTGGATTTGTGTCTCGGATGACTTTGATGTGAAGAGACTAACTAAAGAGGTCATACAATCATGCACTAAAAAGGAGGGGGCAAATGATAATTTGGATTCTCTTCAACATGCTCTCTCTAACCATGTGAACAATAAAAGGCTATTGATAGTCCTTGATGACATGTGGGATGACTCCTTGAAGGAAAATGGGCAGTGTTGGAAGAGGTTTTGTGCACCTTTTAGAACTGTCCTGGAGGGAAGTATGATGTTGGTCACCACTAGATGTCCAAATGTTACTGAGGGGGTGCGCACAATGGAGCATGTTATAGTTGAAGGTCTGAAGGATGACTTATTTTGGAATTTCTTCAAATTGTGTGCTTTTGGATCTGAGAGTTCTGACAATGATCCCGAGCTAGAGCGTATTGGCCAAAGAATACTTCCTAAATTGAAGGGTTCTCCTTTGGCAGCCAAAACACTAGGACGAATGTTGAGGATGGACCTTCAAGCATCTCATTGGAATTCTATAGTTGAGAGTGAACTATGGGAGTTGAAACAAAAGGAAACCGATATTTTGCCTGCCCTTCGGTTGAGCTACATGTATTTACCATTCTATTTGAAACAATGCTTTGCATTCTGTGCCGTGTATCCCAAAGATTACAAATTTGAGAAGGCATGCTTAGCTGAAATTTGGGTAGCAGAAGGCTTTGTGGAGCCTCAGGCTGGTGTTCCCATTCAAGATATTTGCTGTCAGTATTTTGAAGACCTTGTGGCGCGGTCCTTCTTTCAAAAGGTTAATGGTTGGTATGTAATCCATGACTTGCTGCATGACATGGCACAAAAAGTTTCAGAGCACGACTGCTTCATCTTACGGAATAAGAGTGACTTTGATAAAGTTCCCGAGAATGTTCGCCATCTATACATACTCCCTTGCAGTGAATTTGATGATTCCAACTTGTTGAGACTATGCAAGTACACGAAGCTGCGCACCCTAATTTGCAAGATTAATTTGGGGAAAAGAACATGCTTTGTAATGGACCACTGGTGTACTAAACTTACACGTATGCGTGTGATGTCTTGTGCCTTCACAAATGAATTACCAGAGAGTATCGGTAATTGGAAGCATCTTCGGTACATTGAAATCTCCGGAACTTGTACTTTGAAGAGgattccttcaactttttgttggcTATATAATATGCAGATTTTATATGCCAAGAAATGCAAGCTACAAAGCGTACACACTGGCTTTGATAAGTTGACCAGTTTACAGAAATTTGAATTAAATGGACTAACTATTGATTCAGCCAACAATGATATAGAAGTACTTGAAGGTCTGCAACCTCCTACCAGCCTCAAGCGTCTCTATGTCAGGAAATATGGCGGTGTCTCGCTCCCAAGCTGGTTTCAACCACAAAACTTGCCAAGCTTACAATCTCTTGATTTTAAAGGTTGCGTTGGACTGAAGAGCATAAACTTAAAAGAGATTGGTACTTTCTTGTCCTTGACAACCATAAGCATTGATAACTGTGAAAATTTATCAAGCCTAGAAGATTTTCTGCAACCAAGTTATGTACCTGGCATCAAGAAAATAGAAATTGAAGATTGCAAGATGTTAGCATCTGTACCAACTGAGATTTTTGGGGGTTTTCATTTCCTTGAAGAATTGTGGATATCTGATTGTCCAAACATGCGCCTCCGAAGATTGGTTTCGCCGTCCCTCAAAAAGCTCTTTTTGTGTCGTTCTAGTATTTTTTGCAATATTGACTGCTGCTCCCTCACCTCCTTTCGTTGTCAATGCGAGTTTGCCACGTCCATACAACTACAAACGTGGAGTCTTCCGGCTTTAAAGACGTTGCAAATTTGGTGCAAATCTCTTACATCTATTGGAGGCTCCCCTAGTCTTTCCATTTCTGGCAACATCAGAGCACTCTCGTCCCTTACTGTCCTAGGAGTTACGTGGTGTGAGAAATTGTCGACCCTTGATGGCATCCTAACACAAGAATACCTACCTGCTATTGAGAGAATTAACGTTGGATATTGTAACGAGTTACTGTCCCTGCCAGTTGAAAGGTTTGTGAGTTTCCCTTACCTGAAGCATCTGGATATTACTGACTGCCCAAGTCTCAACTGGCAAAGGGGGCTGGTATTGCCGTCATATCTGAAGGTGCAGATATCTCAGTGTCCAAAGTTAGAGGAAGTGGATGAGATAAATGGAAGAACGGCCTAA